A window of Metabacillus sp. B2-18 contains these coding sequences:
- a CDS encoding Na(+)/H(+) antiporter subunit C, which yields MEILMSIVVGIIITAAVYLMLSKSLLRIIIGTGLLSHGAHLLILTMGGLKKGAAPLLGEHAEVYVDPLPQALILTAIVISFGVTSFFLVLAYRSYQELGTDDMDQLRGNDQYE from the coding sequence ATGGAAATTTTAATGTCTATTGTTGTCGGGATCATTATTACGGCTGCGGTTTATTTAATGTTATCCAAAAGTTTATTACGAATTATTATTGGTACTGGTTTGCTAAGTCATGGTGCACATTTACTCATCTTAACGATGGGAGGACTAAAAAAAGGTGCTGCTCCATTGCTTGGTGAGCATGCAGAAGTCTACGTTGATCCACTTCCACAAGCTTTAATTTTAACTGCGATTGTTATTAGCTTTGGAGTCACATCCTTTTTCCTTGTTCTTGCCTACCGTTCATACCAAGAGCTTGGGACTGATGATATGGATCAACTAAGGGGAAATGATCAATATGAATAA
- a CDS encoding Na(+)/H(+) antiporter subunit B, with translation MKTNDIIFQTVTKIVVFIIIIYSLHLFFSGHYTPGGGFIGGLMTAAALVLLLLAFDIKTVVNTLQVDYLKLTATGLLIAVLTGIGSFFFNVPFLTHTFSYVQLPLLGKTSLATAVLFDLGVYLVVIGVTMTIIQTIGETE, from the coding sequence ATAAAAACAAATGATATCATCTTTCAAACTGTTACAAAGATTGTTGTGTTTATTATCATTATCTATTCATTACACCTTTTCTTTTCTGGACACTATACACCAGGTGGAGGTTTTATTGGCGGACTAATGACTGCTGCGGCACTCGTCTTACTGTTATTAGCCTTTGATATAAAAACAGTTGTCAATACCCTACAGGTTGATTATCTGAAGTTAACGGCAACTGGTTTATTAATTGCTGTATTAACAGGAATCGGTTCATTTTTCTTCAATGTTCCGTTCCTAACACATACATTTAGCTATGTACAGTTACCTCTGCTAGGAAAAACATCCTTAGCTACAGCGGTATTATTTGATTTAGGAGTTTACCTCGTTGTTATCGGTGTAACGATGACCATTATTCAAACGATTGGAGAGACGGAATAA